In a single window of the Mesorhizobium shangrilense genome:
- a CDS encoding cytochrome C oxidase subunit IV family protein, producing the protein MSEATVPANGQHALHAAHGHETAVAATHADTHQEHPIKLYLVVWGWLFVLSAGSYMVDYFHLQGYLRWSLILLFMVLKAGLIVAVFMHMAWERLALVYAIIVPPVFVLVFVAIMVIESEYTLFSRLTFFGAGS; encoded by the coding sequence AAGCGACCGTACCTGCAAACGGACAACACGCATTGCATGCCGCCCACGGGCATGAGACCGCGGTGGCTGCCACGCACGCCGACACGCATCAGGAGCATCCCATCAAGCTTTACCTAGTGGTTTGGGGATGGCTGTTCGTGCTCAGCGCAGGCTCCTACATGGTCGACTACTTCCACCTGCAGGGTTACCTGCGCTGGTCGCTGATCCTGTTGTTCATGGTGCTCAAGGCGGGCCTGATCGTCGCTGTCTTCATGCACATGGCCTGGGAGCGTCTGGCACTCGTCTATGCGATCATCGTGCCGCCGGTATTCGTTCTGGTGTTCGTTGCGATCATGGTGATCGAATCCGAGTACACGCTTTTCAGCCGCCTCACCTTCTTCGGCGCCGGGTCCTGA
- a CDS encoding aminoacyl-tRNA deacylase, whose translation MTIAPKLKKYIDGEGVSYDTLAHQRTATSRQSAMAAHVPGSRLAKTVVIHHELGYALAVVPSTHRVELGALQDIMDKRLGLASEDEVGSLFDDCDIGAVPPIGAAYNLPVILDESLRDANDIYFEGGDHKTLVHVTGKDFRSLTRGAQQARFSHPAY comes from the coding sequence ATGACGATAGCACCCAAACTCAAGAAGTACATCGACGGCGAGGGCGTCTCTTATGATACGCTCGCGCATCAACGCACGGCCACCAGCCGGCAATCCGCCATGGCCGCTCATGTGCCGGGCAGCAGGTTGGCGAAGACCGTAGTGATCCACCATGAACTCGGCTACGCGCTCGCCGTGGTCCCGAGCACGCACAGGGTGGAACTGGGGGCTCTGCAGGACATCATGGACAAGCGTCTCGGCCTTGCCTCCGAGGACGAGGTGGGATCGTTGTTCGACGACTGCGACATCGGCGCGGTGCCGCCCATCGGAGCAGCCTACAACCTGCCGGTGATCCTCGACGAAAGCCTTCGCGATGCCAACGATATCTACTTCGAAGGCGGCGATCACAAGACGCTCGTGCACGTCACCGGCAAGGACTTCCGCAGCCTGACCAGAGGGGCGCAGCAGGCGCGCTTCAGCCATCCTGCCTATTGA